The sequence below is a genomic window from Deltaproteobacteria bacterium.
GATAGCTGTGCCCGGAGTTCTCGATGGGGAAGAGCCTGGCTCTCGAAAGCTTCCTCTGGATACGGAGAGCGCTTTGGAAGGAAAAGACTCGATCTCGTTTTCCCCAGATCAGTGCGATAGGGATATTCAATTCGGTAATTCGATCGCCGACCCAATCGTCCGGTCGTAAGTTTCTGAGAATGGCATGATGACCCCCTCGAGAGGCGCGGTCAACCGCGGCATGCGCCACGAACTCCGGTATCCAGCGGGGTGTCGTCAGGATTCGCTCGTTGATCAGTTTGCGATACTCCTCAGGCGTCGAGAAATCGAATGCTTTGCGAAGTTCCGTGAGTTCTTCAACCGGTATTTGCGAATCGAGTCCTCCGGGGGCGATCAAACACAGACCGCTTGTGCGCCGGGGGTAATGCAGCGCGTGTTCCACGGCGATCCACCCACCCAGCGACACTCCTACCAACACGGGCCGAGGCCAGTGCAACCGCTCTTGAAGATAGGTTAACTGTCTTAAATAAAGGGACATCGTATAATCTTGCGGTTGCACGTCCGGGTCGATGCTACGTCCAAAGCCGAGAAGTTCCATCGAGACCACGGGGCGATCCTCCGGAAGAGACTTCATGAACGGTGTCCAATATTCCGCACAGGCGCCGAGACCATGAACCAGGATGAGAGGCGTACGGTTACTCGAGGACCCCCTGATGTAGCAATGAAAGGCGCCGAAGGGAGATTGGACCTCGATGCGCTCGTACCCGGCATTCCAGAGCTCGAACTCGCGGAACTGAAAATAGCGCTCGATCGGCGCCGTGAAAATCCAGACAAACGCCACAATCACGATCAAACATAGAAGCCAGAGCCAAATTCGTTTTGGTAGCATCCGTACGTCCGTCTTAAGGCCTTTTGGTCATGGATTGGAGCGTGTACCTTTCCAAGCGCCGAATTACGGATGAAAGGGGAGGAGATGGCGGAACGAATGAACTATTCACGGCTAAGACGAGGATAAATAGCCGGATTGCGCCGTGCTGAAC
It includes:
- a CDS encoding alpha/beta hydrolase; this encodes MLPKRIWLWLLCLIVIVAFVWIFTAPIERYFQFREFELWNAGYERIEVQSPFGAFHCYIRGSSSNRTPLILVHGLGACAEYWTPFMKSLPEDRPVVSMELLGFGRSIDPDVQPQDYTMSLYLRQLTYLQERLHWPRPVLVGVSLGGWIAVEHALHYPRRTSGLCLIAPGGLDSQIPVEELTELRKAFDFSTPEEYRKLINERILTTPRWIPEFVAHAAVDRASRGGHHAILRNLRPDDWVGDRITELNIPIALIWGKRDRVFSFQSALRIQRKLSRARLFPIENSGHSYLMENREETIGVLREALDWLLKEIDEKKATSGTDDLTGSKSP